In Mycoplasmopsis cynos, the following are encoded in one genomic region:
- a CDS encoding S8 family serine peptidase → MKIKKLLSTFTTMPILLSIAVVSYKSNDNNEAKIHINKNSIIEISKKDYKTIMNFYKPYYERLGLKYEINNTNYDNNGDYNNVGIIEVNGLKDYNSFLSQNDNFKFNVLNNDGETGKHGYAVTSIIGTDTGINKNANIYYYVDNRTRLLPTVKKMHDKWNINIFNNSASYFANPLDCYYLYQERKEFNNIAKNILNCFDKKFGSNNVQDAEKWKSNLSMFVLFAKLFVYYYLNNDSMFENEGKKIEKYIEELDQYVGENDIKFIASAGNGNEEINWYNRNYDNSTIKQILKTTNKNNIITKISEMIGNIDINKPDESKELSNTILKNNEYEILNNIKGLVFFKFFLEKNWNSYNSDKKSEFWDDEKRYPGVFDGYKKWISHKKVKNIIYVGAMNSNNIPTNFTAFSDQTNDNHPFISAFGENRSVQSQLYPHYKTQKLLNEYKNKFKNEQNLSRKDLESHYKEKEKEFMGIAIAETRESLYRNLSTNFYSSNYLTFKDYIDYFNSFAGTSMSAPMITGILSLMQNKIKRELTLNEAKILLASSATYSSTTTSKHINFKPEYIIENTSEFWKNNKTKSKTGYGIPKFFEMKKFIMNKVISYSDFKNDNKSEELLSKSYKHNISHNFNNLTGTFSYTIKKTFDSYLDSIIPGSNDEKIIKKLIKEYNAKNKNDYNKNFFDVALTIEMNCERFDKEGELIKYKTERTKFSNSFSSNVERTHFGNYTHFVNGEYYYTIIYNECLKYWDVLSDYYDKKLKKHSEDSTKKEQFISKLWHLYNNYLKEYVNYNAIITIN, encoded by the coding sequence ATGAAAATAAAAAAATTGTTGTCAACATTTACAACAATGCCAATTTTATTATCAATTGCAGTAGTTTCATATAAAAGCAATGATAATAATGAAGCTAAAATTCATATTAATAAGAATTCTATAATTGAAATATCAAAAAAAGATTATAAAACTATTATGAATTTTTATAAACCATACTATGAAAGATTAGGATTAAAATATGAAATAAATAACACAAACTATGATAATAATGGTGATTATAATAACGTAGGTATTATTGAAGTTAATGGACTGAAGGATTATAACTCCTTTTTATCACAAAATGACAATTTCAAATTTAATGTACTGAATAACGATGGGGAAACAGGAAAGCATGGCTATGCTGTAACCTCAATTATTGGTACAGATACAGGAATTAATAAAAATGCTAATATTTATTACTATGTCGATAATAGAACAAGACTATTGCCTACTGTAAAAAAAATGCATGATAAGTGAAATATAAACATTTTTAACAATAGCGCTAGTTATTTTGCAAATCCATTAGATTGTTATTATTTATATCAAGAAAGAAAAGAATTTAATAATATCGCTAAAAATATTTTAAATTGTTTTGATAAAAAATTTGGTTCTAATAACGTTCAAGATGCTGAAAAGTGAAAATCTAATTTAAGTATGTTTGTATTATTTGCCAAATTATTTGTTTATTACTATCTAAATAATGATTCAATGTTTGAAAATGAAGGCAAAAAAATAGAAAAGTATATAGAAGAGCTTGACCAATATGTAGGTGAAAATGATATCAAGTTTATTGCCTCAGCAGGAAATGGTAATGAAGAAATAAATTGATACAATAGAAACTATGATAATTCAACTATTAAACAAATTCTTAAAACAACAAATAAGAATAATATAATTACAAAAATAAGTGAAATGATTGGAAACATTGATATTAATAAACCCGATGAATCTAAAGAATTATCAAATACTATATTGAAAAATAATGAATATGAAATTTTAAACAATATTAAAGGATTAGTATTTTTTAAATTCTTTCTAGAAAAAAATTGAAATTCATATAATTCTGATAAAAAAAGCGAATTTTGGGATGATGAAAAAAGATATCCAGGTGTTTTTGATGGTTACAAAAAATGAATATCACATAAAAAAGTAAAGAATATTATATATGTAGGTGCAATGAATTCAAATAATATTCCAACTAACTTCACTGCATTTAGTGATCAAACTAATGACAATCATCCATTTATATCGGCATTTGGTGAAAATAGAAGTGTTCAAAGTCAATTATACCCTCATTACAAAACACAAAAATTATTAAATGAATATAAAAATAAATTCAAAAATGAACAAAATCTTTCTAGAAAGGATTTGGAAAGTCATTATAAAGAAAAAGAAAAAGAATTTATGGGAATTGCTATTGCAGAAACAAGAGAAAGTTTATATAGAAATTTAAGCACTAACTTTTACTCAAGTAATTATTTAACATTTAAAGATTACATTGATTATTTTAATAGTTTTGCCGGAACTAGTATGTCAGCTCCAATGATTACAGGAATACTTTCTTTAATGCAAAATAAAATAAAAAGAGAATTAACATTAAATGAAGCAAAAATTTTATTAGCTAGCTCTGCTACATATTCATCAACAACAACATCAAAACACATAAATTTTAAACCTGAGTATATTATAGAAAATACTTCTGAGTTTTGGAAAAATAATAAAACAAAAAGTAAAACGGGATATGGGATTCCTAAATTCTTTGAAATGAAAAAATTTATTATGAATAAGGTTATTTCTTATTCTGATTTTAAAAATGATAATAAATCTGAAGAACTACTATCAAAATCTTATAAACACAATATTTCACATAATTTCAATAATTTAACAGGAACATTTTCATACACAATTAAAAAGACTTTTGACAGTTATTTGGATTCAATTATTCCAGGTTCCAATGATGAAAAAATAATTAAGAAATTGATAAAAGAATACAATGCAAAAAATAAAAATGATTATAATAAAAACTTTTTTGATGTTGCGTTAACTATCGAAATGAATTGCGAAAGATTCGACAAAGAAGGTGAATTAATTAAGTATAAGACAGAAAGAACAAAATTTAGTAACTCGTTTTCTTCAAATGTAGAAAGAACTCATTTCGGAAACTATACTCACTTCGTTAATGGTGAATATTATTATACAATAATATACAATGAATGTTTAAAATACTGAGATGTTCTATCGGATTATTACGATAAAAAACTAAAAAAACATAGTGAAGATTCTACTAAAAAAGAACAATTTATATCTAAATTATGACATTTGTATAATAATTATTTAAAAGAATATGTAAATTACAATGCAATAATAACTATTAATTAA
- a CDS encoding nuclease-related domain-containing protein, with protein sequence MSEKVFFATVISIISIILVLIIALTVSYFLWFYIYGYKQKKNGFIFENIVNEKLKRLIKGTPFKFIDGGVYSYNNKQYEIDSALISSSLLVVLEYKAINGILSGNADQKELNISKQNKTSKKLYKIKNPIFQNEYHIENIKRSLRKDIMLASLIIVPDDATIKISNIPHHVNICTISELENLISQLSLMSKKLPDLVNVKDVVNLFETFKISTIAEKFRFRQKIKQR encoded by the coding sequence ATGAGTGAAAAAGTGTTTTTTGCTACTGTTATTTCGATTATATCTATAATATTAGTTTTAATTATTGCGCTTACTGTTTCATACTTTTTATGATTCTATATATATGGTTATAAGCAGAAAAAAAACGGATTCATTTTTGAAAATATTGTTAATGAAAAGCTTAAGCGATTAATAAAAGGAACACCATTTAAATTTATTGATGGAGGTGTTTATTCATATAATAATAAGCAATATGAGATTGATTCGGCATTAATTTCATCATCACTATTAGTTGTTTTAGAGTATAAAGCTATTAATGGTATTTTGTCCGGAAATGCTGATCAAAAGGAATTGAATATTAGTAAACAAAATAAAACATCTAAAAAATTGTACAAAATAAAAAATCCAATTTTTCAAAATGAATATCATATTGAAAATATTAAAAGAAGTCTTAGAAAAGATATTATGTTAGCATCATTAATTATTGTTCCAGATGATGCTACTATAAAAATTAGTAATATTCCGCACCATGTTAATATATGTACTATTAGTGAGCTTGAAAATTTAATAAGTCAACTTTCATTAATGTCTAAAAAATTACCTGATTTAGTTAATGTCAAAGACGTAGTTAATTTATTTGAAACATTTAAAATAAGCACTATTGCTGAAAAATTTAGATTTAGACAGAAAATTAAACAAAGATAG